One window of the Rhipicephalus microplus isolate Deutch F79 chromosome 2, USDA_Rmic, whole genome shotgun sequence genome contains the following:
- the LOC142795413 gene encoding uncharacterized protein LOC142795413, producing MCASSCRRILLALRLAVSLYSSFKGLEAANEEHAHVWLKYWTGLGAYLAADSGLALLFHGSQLIEYIRLGVLVWMLKMQEPQMFYDSYVGSLLLRVEPEIDYLAKKFVSTRRGSYRK from the exons ATGTGCGCGAGTTCGTGTAGGAGGATTCTGCTTGCCCTGAGACTCGCCGTGTCCCTGTACTCCTCGTTCAAGGGCCTGGAGGCTGCAAACGAGGAGCACGCACACGTCTGGCTCAAGTACTGGACCGGTCTCGGCGCTTACCTGGCAGCGGATAGCGGGCTCGCCTTGCTCTTCCACGGTTCTCAGCTGATCGAGTACATCAGGCTGGGCGTCCTGGTCTGGATGCTGAAG ATGCAGGAACCACAAATGTTTTATGACAGTTACGTTGGCTCATTGCtgctgagagtggagcccgaGATTGACTACCTCGCCAAGAAATTTGTTTCTACGCGACGAGGGAGCTACAGGAAGTGA
- the LOC142788523 gene encoding receptor expression-enhancing protein 3-B-like: MLLSTCCHIVLILGLLWPVLDSKNAIDANNKDLEERWLKYWCLLGSFLVMDNMLAMVLSGFPETNLGGFIRLIVLVVLQVYASRTPELLYEEVFRKQMKLWEPDLDKFLRT; encoded by the exons ATGCTTCTGAGTACGTGCTGTCACATTGTACTAATCCTAGGCCTACTTTGGCCGGTATTGGACTCGAAGAATGCAATTGACGCGAATAACAAGGACCTTGAGGAGCGATGGCTTAAGTACTGGTGTTTGCTCGGAAGCTTTCTGGTCATGGACAACATGTTGGCGATGGTCTTGAGTGGCTTCCCCGAAACCAACCTCGGCGGCTTCATTAGGCTGATCGTACTTGTCGTACTACAG GTGTACGCAAGCCGAACACCAGAACTGCTTTACGAAGAAGTTTTCCGTAAGCAAATGAAGCTGTGGGAGCCGGACCTTGACAAGTTCCTAAGAACATAG